The following nucleotide sequence is from Gloeocapsa sp. PCC 7428.
AGATTAGTTAAATTAAATAAGAGCCTCAAGTGTAACGACATATTTGCTACTAGGGTAATTAAAATATGGTTTTTGCTTAATACTTTAAAAACTCAAATAATCGTATCAACATTACCTCGGCTCAAGCACTTTCTGTTTCCTTAGAACGCTGTATAGTGCGCGATCGCCGTTCTTCAAAAGCTTCTATCAACTCAAGAAGAGGCATATTTAGGTCATTGGCGATCCTTCGTAAAGTGTCGAGTGTTGGTGACATGCCACCATTGAACCACTTAGACCAGTTACTTATTTGTATCCC
It contains:
- a CDS encoding helix-turn-helix domain-containing protein; translated protein: MYVCESTSKEKFLQLSYRDLRQRTGIQISNWSKWFNGGMSPTLDTLRRIANDLNMPLLELIEAFEERRSRTIQRSKETESA